One window from the genome of Phycisphaerales bacterium encodes:
- a CDS encoding SpoIID/LytB domain-containing protein → MRTAGIKAYHGLFGPAGLARAHLAHPGSGTMAVLLALGLIVSLVAASCQWPPRTSTVIGPIDGGGVEVSSVWIGREPTIRVRIVEPADEVVIAGARLVLARDAAGGIKIYRTPLLARASGGSLTLSEPGGGTHQISGFVDLESADPREPGAASPNTLESYRDAPTIAVQGVPYAGSVRLTASAAGVQAINELELDRYVAAVASRELYGSWEPAAFEAQCIAARSYALHSMALADRRGRAWQVESGVIDQAYPGHTTHERSIQAAISTRGRVMAYGGGVLRTYYSSTSGGRSGSAADTWPTGPGFEYNLAAPIQAGLSPQRTVHASDASRFHRWQVVRSTDDVTKRLRAWGARSGHTLKNARAVTNIEVSRTNRVGRPAQYRVGERNGVSHLLSAEQLRIALNADARGLKDVGGESRVRSGDFEVTAAGSRFVIRGRGFGHGVGMCQFSAQALAKRGWDAERILLNFYPGAEIQRAY, encoded by the coding sequence ATGCGGACAGCGGGGATCAAGGCGTACCACGGCCTGTTTGGGCCGGCCGGTTTGGCTCGTGCCCATCTGGCCCATCCCGGCTCGGGGACCATGGCCGTGCTGCTCGCCCTGGGCCTCATCGTCAGCCTCGTCGCCGCGAGCTGCCAGTGGCCGCCGCGCACGAGCACCGTGATCGGGCCGATCGACGGTGGCGGCGTCGAGGTCTCGAGCGTGTGGATCGGCCGAGAGCCGACCATCCGCGTGCGCATCGTCGAGCCGGCCGACGAGGTCGTCATCGCCGGCGCCCGCCTCGTGCTGGCGCGCGACGCCGCGGGCGGCATCAAGATCTACCGCACGCCGCTGCTCGCACGGGCCTCGGGCGGATCGCTCACCCTCAGCGAGCCCGGCGGCGGGACGCATCAGATCTCCGGCTTCGTCGACCTCGAGTCGGCCGACCCGAGAGAGCCTGGGGCCGCGAGTCCCAACACGCTGGAGTCGTACCGGGACGCGCCGACCATCGCCGTCCAGGGCGTGCCGTACGCCGGCTCGGTCCGGTTGACCGCCTCGGCGGCGGGCGTGCAGGCGATCAACGAGCTCGAGCTCGACCGCTACGTCGCCGCCGTCGCCTCGCGCGAGCTCTACGGCTCGTGGGAGCCTGCCGCCTTCGAGGCCCAGTGCATCGCGGCCCGCTCGTACGCCCTGCACTCGATGGCGCTGGCCGACCGCCGCGGCCGCGCGTGGCAGGTCGAGAGCGGCGTCATCGACCAGGCATACCCGGGGCACACCACGCACGAGCGTTCCATCCAGGCGGCCATCAGCACGCGCGGCCGGGTGATGGCCTATGGCGGCGGCGTCTTGCGGACCTACTACAGCAGCACGAGCGGCGGGCGCAGCGGCTCGGCGGCCGACACGTGGCCGACCGGCCCGGGCTTCGAGTACAACCTGGCAGCACCGATCCAGGCCGGCCTCTCGCCGCAGCGCACCGTCCACGCGAGCGACGCGTCGCGCTTCCACCGCTGGCAGGTCGTCCGCTCGACCGACGACGTGACCAAGCGCCTGCGCGCCTGGGGCGCGCGGTCGGGCCACACGCTCAAGAACGCCCGCGCGGTCACGAACATCGAGGTATCGCGCACCAACCGCGTCGGCCGGCCCGCCCAGTACCGCGTGGGCGAGCGCAACGGCGTGTCGCACCTCTTGAGCGCCGAGCAGCTCCGCATCGCGCTCAACGCCGACGCTCGCGGCCTCAAGGACGTCGGCGGCGAGAGCCGAGTCCGCAGCGGCGACTTCGAGGTGACGGCCGCCGGCTCGCGCTTCGTGATCCGCGGCCGCGGCTTCGGGCACGGCGTCGGCATGTGCCAGTTCAGCGCCCAGGCGCTCGCGAAGCGCGGGTGGGACGCCGAACGCATCTTGCTGAACTTCTATCCGGGCGCCGAGATCCAGCGGGCGTATTAG
- the gltX gene encoding glutamate--tRNA ligase: MSDAHANVSASNGQPAPVDGVFTRFAPSPTGHLHVGGARTALFCWAFAKGRGGTFLLRVEDTDQKRSSEAAVAGILEDLAWLGIDWQEGPEHANAQKKLGGDPRGVGPFFQAERVDAYNMALAELLERGRAYPAFETADELDAKRKAAQDANETYRYNRAALEIPEAERLSRMMAGERHVVRFKAPDHDVVVADSVLGEVRFAAGELDDFVIRKADGFPTYHFAVVVDDQAMGVSHVLRGQEHLQNTPRHVALQQALGYRTPVYAHLPLIFNPDNSKMSKRDKDKAVRAFCKEQKIDAAPDGTIDDGSFKAWLGDKRAQLATDDLMRLAGAIGFTPPEIDVEDFRRSGYLPHVLCNYLALLGWNPGEKNEDGTDVERFSMDELARKFDLHRIGKSASKFDREKLMAFNADEIQNRMSDERFAGEWRTWLERYDRATLEALGEKLPMAAAAARQRTRVLREAAGVVAFALDDGFGYDEKAVNKVLLKNDGEGLAALRELGPVLEAVEPFEAEAIEAAIKQWCEGKGLGMGKAAQPLRVAMTGGTVSPGLGQTLELVGRAKALARIERCLSAHEVKS; the protein is encoded by the coding sequence ATGAGCGACGCACACGCCAACGTCTCGGCCAGCAACGGCCAGCCCGCCCCGGTTGACGGGGTATTCACGCGGTTCGCGCCCTCGCCCACGGGCCATCTGCACGTGGGAGGCGCCCGGACCGCGCTCTTTTGTTGGGCTTTCGCCAAGGGCCGGGGCGGGACGTTCCTGCTGCGCGTCGAGGACACCGACCAGAAGCGTTCGAGCGAGGCGGCCGTCGCGGGCATCCTCGAGGACCTGGCGTGGCTGGGGATCGACTGGCAGGAGGGGCCCGAGCACGCCAACGCCCAGAAGAAGCTGGGCGGCGACCCGCGGGGCGTGGGGCCGTTCTTCCAGGCCGAGCGGGTCGACGCGTACAACATGGCGTTGGCCGAGCTGCTCGAGCGTGGGCGTGCGTACCCGGCCTTCGAGACGGCCGACGAGCTGGACGCCAAGCGCAAGGCGGCCCAGGATGCCAACGAGACGTACCGCTACAACCGGGCGGCCCTGGAGATCCCCGAGGCCGAGCGTCTCAGCCGGATGATGGCGGGCGAGCGGCACGTGGTGCGCTTCAAGGCTCCCGACCACGACGTCGTCGTTGCCGACTCGGTGCTGGGCGAGGTGCGTTTCGCGGCGGGCGAGCTCGATGACTTCGTAATCCGTAAGGCCGACGGGTTCCCCACGTACCACTTCGCGGTGGTCGTCGATGACCAGGCGATGGGCGTGAGCCACGTGCTGCGCGGGCAAGAGCACCTGCAGAACACGCCCCGGCACGTCGCATTGCAGCAGGCGCTGGGGTATCGCACGCCCGTCTATGCCCACCTGCCGCTGATCTTCAACCCCGACAACAGCAAGATGAGCAAGCGGGACAAGGACAAGGCCGTCCGGGCGTTCTGCAAGGAGCAGAAGATCGACGCTGCGCCCGATGGCACCATCGATGACGGGAGCTTTAAGGCGTGGCTTGGCGACAAGCGAGCGCAGCTCGCGACGGACGACCTGATGCGGCTCGCGGGCGCCATCGGCTTCACCCCGCCCGAGATCGACGTGGAGGACTTCCGGCGCAGCGGGTACCTGCCGCACGTCCTGTGCAACTACCTCGCGCTCCTGGGCTGGAACCCGGGCGAGAAGAACGAGGACGGCACCGACGTCGAGCGTTTCTCGATGGACGAGCTGGCCCGGAAATTCGACCTGCACCGCATCGGCAAGAGCGCGAGCAAGTTCGACCGGGAGAAGCTCATGGCGTTCAACGCCGACGAGATCCAGAACCGCATGAGCGACGAGCGATTCGCGGGCGAATGGCGGACGTGGCTCGAGCGGTACGACCGGGCGACGCTCGAAGCGTTGGGCGAGAAGTTGCCTATGGCCGCTGCTGCGGCGCGGCAGCGGACGCGCGTGCTGCGTGAGGCGGCGGGCGTGGTGGCGTTTGCTCTGGATGACGGCTTCGGGTACGACGAGAAGGCCGTCAACAAGGTGCTGCTCAAGAACGACGGCGAGGGGCTGGCGGCGCTGCGTGAGCTGGGGCCGGTGCTCGAGGCGGTCGAGCCGTTCGAGGCCGAGGCGATCGAGGCGGCCATCAAGCAATGGTGCGAGGGCAAGGGCCTGGGCATGGGCAAGGCGGCCCAGCCGCTGCGTGTGGCGATGACGGGCGGGACGGTGAGCCCGGGGCTGGGGCAAACGCTGGAACTCGTGGGCAGGGCGAAGGCGCTCGCCCGCATCGAGCGATGCCTGTCGGCCCACGAAGTGAAGAGCTAG
- the dprA gene encoding DNA-processing protein DprA: protein MSIAGDPRPTSAESRPSARAVLALTLVPELGPRRIRRLISILGGPEAALSASLAELESIPSVGAPLARKLSAGLKSARTEADARFERAIEAGVQLVPFDHPDYPPQLAGNEHAPVLLYVRGSVEALRQRGVGLVGARKCSAYGVDQAGRFAGVLAQAGWSIVSGGARGIDTAAHHAALRSGGTTVAVLGCGLDHDYPAENADLFERIAEGGGAVVSELPMHCRPEAKNFPARNRIIAGLSRGIVVIEAGEKSGALITARLAGEMGREVMALPGRVDVESSRGCHALIRDGVTLVACPADVEEALGSIGDRREPTPDLFGASSEFDGNPAGTEGERTPNSMEDRVLEALAEALTLDQLCEHLEAAPEQVRATVTLLEIRRRIRREGLRLVRSR from the coding sequence ATGTCGATCGCCGGCGATCCCAGGCCGACGTCCGCCGAGAGCCGACCATCGGCCCGAGCCGTTCTCGCGCTCACCCTCGTGCCCGAACTCGGCCCTCGCCGCATCCGCCGACTCATCTCGATCTTGGGCGGACCCGAAGCAGCGCTCTCGGCCTCGCTTGCCGAGCTGGAATCGATCCCATCGGTCGGAGCGCCCCTGGCCCGCAAGCTCTCGGCCGGCCTTAAGAGTGCGCGCACCGAGGCGGATGCTCGATTCGAGCGCGCGATCGAGGCCGGCGTGCAGCTCGTGCCCTTTGACCATCCCGACTATCCACCCCAGCTTGCCGGCAACGAGCACGCGCCGGTGCTCCTTTACGTTCGTGGGTCGGTCGAGGCGCTGCGGCAGCGGGGCGTCGGCCTCGTCGGGGCTCGCAAGTGCTCGGCATACGGCGTCGACCAGGCCGGTCGCTTCGCGGGCGTGCTGGCCCAGGCCGGCTGGTCGATCGTCTCGGGCGGCGCCCGCGGCATCGATACCGCCGCCCACCACGCGGCGCTCCGCAGCGGCGGAACCACCGTCGCGGTGCTCGGCTGCGGGCTCGACCACGACTACCCGGCCGAGAACGCGGACTTGTTCGAACGGATCGCCGAGGGCGGCGGGGCGGTCGTGTCCGAACTACCCATGCACTGCCGGCCCGAGGCCAAGAACTTCCCCGCCCGCAACCGCATCATCGCCGGGCTCTCACGCGGCATCGTGGTGATCGAGGCCGGCGAGAAGAGCGGGGCCCTGATCACCGCGCGGCTGGCGGGCGAGATGGGCCGCGAGGTCATGGCCCTACCGGGCCGAGTTGACGTCGAGAGCAGCCGGGGCTGCCATGCGCTGATCCGCGACGGCGTGACGCTGGTCGCGTGCCCGGCCGACGTCGAGGAAGCGCTGGGTTCGATCGGCGATCGACGCGAACCGACGCCCGACCTGTTCGGGGCTTCTTCGGAATTTGATGGGAACCCAGCGGGAACCGAGGGCGAGCGGACCCCGAACAGCATGGAAGACCGCGTGCTCGAGGCACTGGCGGAGGCGTTGACGCTCGACCAGTTGTGCGAGCATCTCGAGGCCGCCCCCGAGCAGGTGCGAGCGACGGTGACGCTGCTGGAGATCCGGCGGCGGATCCGGCGGGAGGGACTCAGGCTTGTTCGGAGTAGATAA
- the ispD gene encoding 2-C-methyl-D-erythritol 4-phosphate cytidylyltransferase, producing the protein MPPPNSLAVIICAAGSGTRFGNRSGSKLDQDLHGRAVLHRAVEAFVDQSGVESIVVAGPADPDALEAFRGRHELALGPLGVSFCPGGKAERYETVKAGLEYLQASGSRVDAVLVHDAARPCTPRPLVRRVIEALGASSAVVPAIPVADTLKRADSTDDPKRARVVDETVDRRGLFACQTPQGFSLDLITRAYAQADLGSTDDAQLVERLGEPVTLVPGDGRNLKITRPEDLTLARAIWLTLSTDE; encoded by the coding sequence ATGCCCCCGCCCAACAGCCTTGCCGTCATCATCTGCGCCGCCGGCTCGGGCACGCGCTTCGGCAACCGGTCCGGCAGCAAGCTCGACCAGGACCTGCACGGCCGGGCCGTCCTGCACCGCGCCGTCGAGGCGTTCGTCGACCAGTCGGGCGTCGAATCAATCGTGGTTGCCGGCCCGGCAGATCCCGACGCGCTCGAAGCCTTCCGAGGGCGGCACGAGCTAGCCCTCGGCCCCCTCGGCGTCAGCTTCTGCCCCGGTGGCAAGGCCGAGCGATACGAGACCGTCAAGGCGGGACTCGAGTATTTGCAAGCGAGTGGCTCGCGCGTCGACGCAGTCCTGGTGCACGACGCCGCCCGGCCGTGCACGCCGCGGCCGCTCGTCCGCCGCGTGATCGAAGCGCTCGGAGCATCGTCCGCGGTCGTACCGGCGATACCAGTGGCCGACACGCTGAAGCGTGCTGATTCAACGGATGATCCCAAGCGCGCTCGCGTGGTGGACGAGACCGTCGATCGCCGGGGCCTGTTCGCCTGCCAGACGCCCCAGGGATTCTCGCTCGATCTCATCACCCGGGCCTATGCGCAGGCCGACCTGGGCAGCACCGATGATGCACAGCTCGTCGAGCGATTGGGCGAGCCCGTCACGCTGGTGCCGGGCGACGGGCGAAACCTGAAGATCACCAGACCCGAAGACCTCACGCTCGCGCGGGCCATCTGGCTGACACTGTCGACCGACGAGTAA
- the lexA gene encoding transcriptional repressor LexA: MNLTPKQLRILRLIRDWRIRRGYSPTMQELADEIGVSKVTVFEHVEALIKKGALVREPNRARSLSIAEGVSVPDESRPFRYPLVGKIAAGYPIEKVADSDEIDLQQLVGNPSDSSRSMFALKVDGDSMRDEGILDGDYVLIERSPTAHNGDRVVALLPDGATTLKTFFRESDHIRLQPANPDFEPIRVKHCEVQGVVRGVIRRY; encoded by the coding sequence ATGAACCTGACCCCCAAGCAGCTTCGCATCCTCCGGCTCATCCGCGACTGGCGGATCCGCCGCGGCTATTCGCCAACGATGCAGGAACTCGCCGACGAAATCGGCGTCAGCAAGGTGACCGTGTTCGAGCACGTCGAGGCGCTCATCAAGAAGGGCGCCCTGGTTCGCGAGCCCAACAGGGCACGCTCTTTGTCGATCGCTGAGGGCGTCTCGGTTCCCGACGAGTCTCGGCCGTTCCGCTACCCACTCGTGGGCAAGATTGCCGCGGGCTATCCGATCGAGAAGGTCGCCGACAGCGACGAGATCGACCTGCAGCAGCTCGTCGGCAACCCGTCCGACTCGAGCCGTTCCATGTTCGCGCTCAAGGTTGACGGCGATTCGATGCGCGACGAGGGCATCCTCGACGGTGATTACGTGCTGATCGAGCGCAGCCCGACGGCCCACAACGGCGACCGCGTCGTGGCCCTGCTGCCCGACGGCGCAACCACGCTCAAGACGTTCTTCCGCGAGTCGGACCATATCCGCCTGCAGCCGGCCAACCCAGACTTCGAGCCCATCCGCGTCAAGCACTGCGAAGTGCAGGGCGTCGTGCGTGGCGTCATCCGTCGGTACTGA
- the fusA gene encoding elongation factor G, translating to MAVRNPSTIRNLLLSGHAGAGKTLLIERLLNASGATNRMGSIEDGNTVTDWTDEAKKHGHSLTSSLAHYERNGNLVTLIDSPGLADFFGQAIAGIPAAGLVGVVIDAAKGIETSTRRIMSVAEQRNLPRMIIVNKIDDAQADLDGLLGKIRETFGNVCVPVNLPSADREGVVDVLGEDTSGETAFGDVESAHTSIVEQVVEVQDDLMTKYLEGGAASLDRKAVHDAFEQALREGHLVPICFVSAKTGAGADALLDLIESQCPSPLETNPRTFQKLDDDGKLVESFEPKPDASQPLLAHVFKVSSDPFVGKLGIMKIHQGTLKVKDEVYFGDGRKPVRVNTLFRLQGKDHVDVAEAGPGEIVAVSKIDDIEFNTVVHAHANEHLRLRPLPLPKPMFGLAVVLSNHKDESKFGPAIAKLQAEDPCFIMDRVAATKETVLRGLGEMHLRVMLERMKSQYGIEVETHQPKIAYKETVTANAEGHHRHKKQSGGSGEFGEVYLRVAPLNGEAAEHGEHFEFVNATVGGSIPRQFMPAIEKGIRQALTEGAIAGYPMQDIKVEVYDGKYHAVDSKEVAFLKAGKRAFVDACRKAKPALLEPFVEVEVVAPAQYMGDITGDLSTKRGRVQDSMVDGDNCTVRAVAPLGMLQNYANELKSMTHGAGSYVMDYSHDERTPPQVQAEVIAAYDPHADED from the coding sequence ATGGCTGTCCGCAACCCTTCAACGATCCGCAACCTCCTCCTGTCCGGGCACGCCGGCGCGGGCAAGACACTCCTGATCGAGCGACTCCTCAATGCGTCGGGTGCCACCAACCGCATGGGATCGATCGAAGACGGCAACACCGTCACCGACTGGACCGACGAGGCCAAGAAGCACGGCCACAGCCTGACCAGCAGCCTCGCCCACTACGAGCGCAACGGCAACCTGGTCACCCTCATCGATTCGCCTGGCCTGGCAGACTTCTTCGGTCAGGCCATCGCCGGCATTCCTGCAGCGGGCCTCGTCGGCGTGGTCATCGACGCTGCGAAGGGCATCGAGACCAGCACGCGCCGCATCATGTCCGTCGCCGAGCAGCGCAACCTGCCGCGGATGATCATCGTCAACAAGATCGATGACGCACAGGCAGATCTTGACGGCCTCCTCGGCAAGATTCGAGAGACCTTCGGCAACGTGTGCGTGCCCGTGAACCTGCCCAGCGCCGACCGCGAGGGCGTCGTTGACGTCCTGGGCGAGGACACGAGCGGCGAGACCGCCTTCGGCGACGTCGAGAGCGCCCACACCAGCATCGTCGAGCAGGTGGTCGAGGTGCAAGACGACCTGATGACCAAGTACCTCGAGGGTGGCGCCGCCTCACTCGACCGCAAGGCCGTGCACGATGCCTTCGAACAGGCCCTTCGCGAGGGCCACCTCGTGCCCATCTGCTTCGTAAGCGCGAAGACCGGTGCCGGGGCCGACGCGTTGCTCGACCTCATCGAGAGCCAATGCCCCAGCCCGCTCGAGACCAACCCACGCACATTCCAGAAGCTCGACGACGACGGCAAGCTCGTCGAGAGCTTCGAGCCCAAGCCCGACGCGAGCCAGCCGCTCCTGGCCCACGTGTTCAAGGTTTCCAGCGACCCCTTCGTGGGCAAGCTGGGAATCATGAAGATCCACCAGGGCACGCTCAAGGTTAAGGACGAGGTCTACTTCGGCGATGGCCGCAAGCCCGTCCGCGTCAACACGCTCTTCCGGCTGCAGGGCAAGGACCACGTCGACGTGGCTGAGGCCGGCCCGGGCGAGATCGTCGCCGTCAGCAAGATCGATGACATCGAGTTCAACACCGTCGTGCACGCCCACGCCAACGAGCACCTGCGTCTACGCCCGCTTCCGCTGCCCAAGCCCATGTTCGGCCTGGCCGTTGTGCTCTCGAACCATAAGGACGAGTCGAAGTTCGGCCCGGCCATCGCCAAGCTGCAGGCAGAGGACCCGTGCTTCATCATGGACCGCGTAGCCGCGACCAAGGAGACCGTGCTCCGCGGCTTGGGCGAGATGCACCTGCGGGTCATGCTCGAACGCATGAAGAGCCAGTACGGCATCGAGGTGGAGACCCACCAGCCCAAGATCGCCTACAAGGAGACCGTGACCGCCAACGCCGAGGGCCACCACCGCCACAAGAAGCAGTCGGGCGGCTCGGGCGAGTTCGGCGAGGTCTACCTCCGCGTGGCGCCCCTCAACGGCGAGGCCGCCGAGCACGGCGAGCACTTCGAGTTCGTCAACGCCACGGTCGGCGGCTCGATCCCCCGCCAGTTCATGCCCGCCATCGAGAAGGGCATCCGCCAGGCGCTCACCGAGGGCGCCATCGCCGGCTACCCGATGCAGGACATCAAGGTCGAGGTGTACGACGGCAAGTACCACGCCGTCGACTCGAAAGAAGTCGCCTTCCTCAAGGCCGGCAAGCGCGCCTTCGTCGACGCCTGCCGCAAGGCCAAGCCCGCCCTGCTCGAGCCCTTCGTCGAAGTCGAGGTCGTCGCACCAGCACAGTACATGGGCGATATCACGGGTGATCTGTCGACCAAGCGCGGCCGCGTGCAGGACTCAATGGTCGACGGCGACAACTGCACCGTCCGAGCCGTCGCGCCACTGGGCATGCTGCAGAACTACGCCAACGAGCTCAAGAGCATGACCCACGGCGCCGGCAGCTACGTCATGGACTACAGCCACGACGAGCGCACGCCGCCGCAGGTGCAGGCTGAAGTCATCGCGGCATACGACCCGCACGCCGACGAAGACTAA
- a CDS encoding S8 family serine peptidase produces the protein MNRAPLTVAAAALSACGLLAPTTLADDAVTTDDVLIEFAANPTPADVALVESVGGVVHRVWTVVPGMHATLPAGAAAQLLALNGGVVGIEPNAIGTYFTEYDQVWGVRRIGCEVTHAGGERGTGVAVGVMDSGLRATHEDIADNFVFGYDFERMTSDFSDPFSHGTHVSGTVAAVANGDGAIGVAPESDLYMLKVGTFAPSSSGAINALQWALDNDIQVTNSSFTVPDSSLLRQAYDNTWDAGVIHFAASGNGGGAAISTPARYDSVIAVGATDDRDRRAGFSQGGSNLELVAPGVRVYSTTSNRDDSYAEFDGTSMASPHAAGVAALIIGAGIQDANGNGRVNDEVRQLMIDTAIDLGTPGFDTSFGHGLVNAEAALDVGSGCIADFDGDGDLTIFDFLAFQTAFDLGDSEADINGDGDLNIFDFLEFQNLFATGC, from the coding sequence ATGAACCGTGCCCCCTTGACCGTTGCCGCGGCCGCGCTGTCGGCTTGCGGCCTGCTCGCTCCCACGACGCTCGCCGACGACGCCGTGACCACGGACGACGTGCTGATCGAATTCGCCGCCAACCCAACGCCCGCCGACGTGGCGCTGGTCGAGTCGGTGGGGGGCGTCGTGCACCGGGTGTGGACGGTCGTGCCGGGCATGCACGCGACGCTGCCCGCGGGGGCGGCGGCCCAGCTCCTGGCACTCAACGGCGGCGTGGTCGGCATCGAGCCCAACGCCATCGGCACCTACTTCACCGAGTACGACCAGGTGTGGGGCGTGCGTCGTATCGGTTGCGAGGTCACGCACGCGGGCGGCGAGCGCGGCACGGGCGTGGCCGTCGGCGTGATGGACTCGGGATTGCGCGCGACGCACGAAGACATCGCCGACAACTTCGTCTTCGGCTACGACTTCGAGCGGATGACCTCGGACTTCAGCGATCCGTTCAGCCACGGCACGCACGTGAGCGGAACGGTCGCGGCGGTCGCAAACGGTGACGGAGCCATCGGCGTCGCGCCCGAGTCCGACCTGTACATGCTGAAGGTCGGAACGTTCGCCCCGTCGTCGTCGGGCGCCATCAACGCGCTGCAGTGGGCGTTGGACAACGACATCCAGGTCACCAACAGCAGCTTCACCGTGCCGGACTCGTCGCTGCTCCGCCAGGCATACGACAACACCTGGGATGCGGGCGTCATCCACTTTGCGGCGTCGGGCAACGGTGGGGGCGCCGCCATCAGCACCCCGGCCCGCTACGACAGCGTGATCGCGGTAGGCGCCACCGACGACCGCGACCGTCGTGCTGGATTCTCGCAGGGCGGGTCGAACCTGGAGCTCGTCGCCCCGGGCGTGCGGGTCTACTCGACCACGTCGAACCGCGACGATAGCTACGCCGAATTCGATGGCACGTCGATGGCCTCGCCCCACGCGGCGGGCGTCGCGGCGCTGATCATCGGCGCGGGCATCCAGGACGCCAACGGCAACGGCCGCGTCAACGACGAGGTCCGCCAGCTCATGATCGACACGGCGATCGACCTGGGCACCCCGGGCTTCGACACGAGCTTCGGCCACGGCCTGGTCAACGCCGAGGCGGCGCTCGACGTGGGTTCGGGCTGCATCGCCGACTTTGACGGCGACGGCGACCTGACGATCTTCGACTTCCTGGCGTTCCAGACCGCCTTCGACCTGGGTGACAGCGAGGCGGACATCAACGGCGACGGCGACCTGAACATCTTCGACTTCCTGGAGTTCCAGAACCTGTTCGCCACCGGCTGCTGA